One segment of Paenibacillus rhizovicinus DNA contains the following:
- a CDS encoding LysR family transcriptional regulator, which translates to MDSAQLEAFLSVCTTLNFTKAAEHLHISQSAVTARIKALELDVGKTLFLRDNRNVSLTAAGAAYLPYAERMMRLHEESKVTLSDEFEHRIVLSGPGSVWHYVFLQHIVKFREEHPNVAVKFLSYIDPSYMIRDLLLDGAVHIAIRFDPPEQAKVTRIPLFEDELLLVAAKRRNSPVAARDFYSQAYCHIEWGQPFPDWFKAIAGPGYIPALQTDHSSIMLTLLLQGTGFGFMPRSIVQPYLADGRLVRLPAEFELPVMTAYALYLTEQCDQISVRLGLRLLGIADLAATPLKPASLQANSP; encoded by the coding sequence ATGGATTCCGCTCAACTAGAAGCCTTCCTCTCGGTCTGCACGACGTTGAATTTCACGAAAGCTGCGGAACATCTGCACATCTCGCAATCCGCGGTAACGGCCCGAATCAAAGCACTGGAGCTAGACGTCGGCAAGACATTGTTCTTGCGCGATAACCGCAATGTCAGTCTGACGGCAGCAGGTGCAGCTTATTTGCCTTACGCGGAACGGATGATGCGTTTGCACGAGGAAAGCAAAGTAACGCTGTCCGATGAATTCGAGCATCGCATCGTCTTAAGCGGTCCCGGTTCCGTCTGGCATTATGTATTCTTGCAGCACATCGTGAAATTCCGGGAGGAGCATCCGAACGTCGCCGTCAAGTTTCTCAGCTACATCGACCCAAGCTATATGATCCGCGATCTTCTGCTGGACGGCGCCGTGCATATTGCCATTCGATTTGATCCGCCCGAGCAAGCCAAAGTAACGCGCATTCCGCTGTTCGAAGATGAATTGCTGCTCGTAGCAGCAAAGAGGCGCAATTCTCCTGTTGCGGCTCGTGATTTCTATTCGCAGGCGTATTGTCATATCGAGTGGGGCCAGCCTTTTCCGGATTGGTTTAAAGCCATTGCCGGACCGGGTTACATTCCCGCCCTGCAAACCGATCACTCGTCCATCATGCTGACATTGCTGCTGCAAGGCACGGGATTCGGGTTCATGCCGCGTTCGATCGTCCAGCCGTATTTGGCTGACGGCCGTCTCGTTCGGCTTCCAGCTGAATTTGAACTGCCCGTCATGACGGCTTACGCGCTCTATCTGACCGAACAATGCGACCAGATCAGCGTTCGGCTCGGTTTGCGGCTCCTCGGCATTGCGGATCTGGCAGCTACGCCGCTCAAACCCGCTTCACTGCAGGCGAACTCTCCATAA